TCACTGCAAGGAGACTGGATGTGTGGGGGAGAAATGCTTTCAGCATTGTAATTTTTCTTCTGGGGAAAATCCAATTGATGGTCCATGGTACCTGCAGGAACCACTTTATCTGAGATGGAAACAGTGGGACTGCCTTAGTGATTGTCGATACCACTGTATGCTTGCCAGAGAGGAAGAAAGACGGAAACTTGGTCTTAAGCCTATCAAATATCATGGGAAATGGCTATTCCGGCGTGTTTATGGGATTCAGGTTCTTCgtaaaattaaatcaatttttCCCTACATTTAGCATCTGATATAATTCACTCATCTTAACATAGTCCTATCTTTAACCAGGAACCTGTTTCTGTGGCATTCTCTGCCCTTAACCTTGCTATACAATTCCATGGTTGGGTATCTTTTTTTATTCTAGTGAACTACAAGCTACCTTTTAGCCCGAAGAAGAAGCCATATTATGAATACACTGGCTTGTGGCATATTTATGCTATTTTATCAATGAACTCCTGGATCTGGAGTGCTGTTTCCCATAGTAGGTGAGTTCCCATTCTTTTTGTTTCTCTCTGGACTCTGTTTACTAATTCCTATCTACTGTAAACTGCATAAATTTAGTTTAAGCTGAAATCAAGTGGTTTGAAGCTGTCTTTTGAAGTTATGGCAGTTCCCACCTTTTTAGTATAGGCATCTTGCTGTAAACGTTGTTACAGGAAACTGTTCGAGTTTCTTCCTAAGTTGCGCGGACTCTTCACTTTTGATGCCGCACccgtgtcggattctccaaaagtacactacttttggagaatccgacacgcACCCATTgccatttttgaagagtccaagcaacataggTTTCTTCTATTAATA
This Solanum dulcamara chromosome 8, daSolDulc1.2, whole genome shotgun sequence DNA region includes the following protein-coding sequences:
- the LOC129900246 gene encoding protein PER1 homolog isoform X4 — protein: MGKCRLLLFIAAISSIFRLLHATSGDADPIYKTCVGHCKETGCVGEKCFQHCNFSSGENPIDGPWYLQEPLYLRWKQWDCLSDCRYHCMLAREEERRKLGLKPIKYHGKWLFRRVYGIQEPVSVAFSALNLAIQFHGWVSFFILVNYKLPFSPKKKPYYEYTGLWHIYAILSMNSWIWSAVSHSRDVELTEKLDYSSVVAFIGYSLLVAILRAFNVRDEASRVMIAAPIVAFVTTHILYLNFYQLDYGYSNR
- the LOC129900246 gene encoding protein PER1 homolog isoform X3; amino-acid sequence: MGKCRLLLFIAAISSIFRLLHATSGDADPIYKTCVGHCKETGCVGEKCFQHCNFSSGENPIDGPWYLQEPLYLRWKQWDCLSDCRYHCMLAREEERRKLGLKPIKYHGKWLFRRVYGIQEPVSVAFSALNLAIQFHGWVSFFILVNYKLPFSPKKKPYYEYTGLWHIYAILSMNSWIWSAVSHSRDVELTEKLDYSSVVAFIGYSLLVAILRAFNVRDEASRVMIAAPIVAFVTTHILYLNFYQLDYESEPDTSCS
- the LOC129900246 gene encoding protein PER1 homolog isoform X2, which gives rise to MGKCRLLLFIAAISSIFRLLHATSGDADPIYKTCVGHCKETGCVGEKCFQHCNFSSGENPIDGPWYLQEPLYLRWKQWDCLSDCRYHCMLAREEERRKLGLKPIKYHGKWLFRRVYGIQEPVSVAFSALNLAIQFHGWVSFFILVNYKLPFSPKKKPYYEYTGLWHIYAILSMNSWIWSAVSHSRDVELTEKLDYSSVVAFIGYSLLVAILRAFNVRDEASRVMIAAPIVAFVTTHILYLNFYQLDYGRGDCDPMKIF